A DNA window from Aestuariispira ectoiniformans contains the following coding sequences:
- a CDS encoding thermonuclease family protein: MRTGVKILVLCAVIMAVTTGVARAGMPVIRVEEGLTLVTSAGERLRLAGILLPSPKIQRPAERFISEMIASSPVEWQALQDRPDRYGRLVGNAYLPDGRWLNGDVVAAGLALADGRGGPKQAALLALERKARRDGKGHWRAGGAFRIARASPYNGQVHGFGLVEGRVFSVSEQRRFLYLNFEEDWRRDFTIGLDLWEVARFQQVGLDLRHLAGRRLRVRGWIGWYYGPFLRLERPGQIELLDDDPPRQEAANVLQ, encoded by the coding sequence ATGAGGACAGGCGTTAAAATTCTGGTGCTTTGCGCCGTGATCATGGCTGTGACGACAGGCGTGGCCCGGGCGGGAATGCCGGTGATCCGGGTCGAGGAAGGCCTGACGCTTGTCACTTCGGCAGGAGAGCGCCTGCGCCTGGCGGGTATCCTGCTGCCCAGCCCAAAGATTCAGAGACCGGCAGAACGTTTTATTTCCGAAATGATTGCGTCATCACCTGTTGAATGGCAGGCGCTTCAGGACAGGCCGGATCGTTATGGCCGGTTGGTGGGCAATGCCTATCTGCCCGACGGACGCTGGCTCAATGGTGATGTGGTCGCGGCAGGGCTGGCTCTGGCTGATGGACGGGGCGGTCCAAAGCAGGCGGCGCTTTTGGCGCTTGAACGAAAGGCGCGCCGGGATGGCAAGGGTCATTGGCGTGCGGGTGGTGCGTTCCGGATTGCCAGGGCGTCTCCCTATAACGGGCAGGTTCATGGTTTCGGCCTGGTTGAAGGACGTGTCTTCTCGGTCAGTGAGCAGCGCCGGTTTCTCTATCTGAATTTCGAGGAAGACTGGCGGCGCGATTTTACCATCGGACTGGATCTGTGGGAGGTCGCGCGGTTTCAACAGGTTGGTCTGGATCTGCGGCACCTGGCCGGTCGGCGGCTGCGTGTGCGCGGATGGATCGGTTGGTATTACGGGCCCTTCCTGCGTCTGGAAAGGCCGGGACAGATAGAATTGCTGGATGACGATCCGCCGCGGCAGGAAGCCGCTAATGTCCTTCAATGA
- a CDS encoding GNAT family N-acetyltransferase yields MDKILFREPRIEDADVLLDFGNQLLTESDNYIRAPDERANDVAQMAAIIRSFQQTPNHVMLHAWERGVPVGEAVLIGGHLHKCRLTATVGLGILNSHQRMGLGTKLLVLLEERARELGLHRLELTVLHTNPAARRLYDRMGYRREGVKLQSVLQGHRYVDEIMMAKLLT; encoded by the coding sequence TTGGATAAGATCCTTTTTCGTGAACCCAGAATTGAAGATGCCGACGTCCTGCTTGATTTCGGCAACCAGTTGTTGACGGAATCGGACAACTATATCCGCGCTCCCGACGAGCGGGCCAATGATGTGGCTCAAATGGCGGCGATAATCCGTAGCTTCCAACAAACACCAAACCATGTGATGCTTCACGCCTGGGAGAGAGGCGTTCCCGTCGGCGAGGCGGTTCTGATCGGTGGGCATTTGCATAAATGCCGGTTGACCGCCACGGTGGGGCTGGGGATTTTGAATTCCCATCAACGGATGGGATTGGGGACAAAGCTGCTGGTTTTGCTGGAAGAACGCGCCCGGGAGTTGGGGCTGCATCGGCTGGAGCTGACGGTCCTGCATACCAATCCTGCGGCCCGCCGCCTTTATGACAGGATGGGATACCGGCGGGAAGGGGTGAAACTTCAATCTGTGCTGCAGGGCCATCGCTATGTGGATGAAATCATGATGGCCAAACTTCTGACGTAA
- a CDS encoding RNA polymerase factor sigma-32, whose protein sequence is MPHIDDRHTRRANLSYVKASMREPLLSRQEEMGLATRWRENHDVSALHRLVRAYTRLVVATASRFRNYGLPLGDLLQEGNVGLMMAAARFEPERDVRFSTYASWWIRSAIQDYVLRNWSIVRTGTTAAQKSLFFNLRRLRAKLPDAPDGGMTMDARSQVADSLGVNLSDVEIMEQRLSGQDQSLNAPVSGESENAWLDFLSDDRPNPESLTVDSHDGQTRHRWLQEAMRDLSDREQMIIRKRRLTEKGETLEQLGQKLGVSKERVRQLEHRALGKLRTAILKRTNNPRDLLIEGH, encoded by the coding sequence ATGCCGCATATTGACGACCGGCATACCCGCAGGGCCAATCTATCCTATGTGAAAGCATCCATGCGGGAGCCTTTGCTCTCGCGGCAGGAGGAAATGGGCCTTGCGACCAGATGGCGGGAAAACCACGATGTTTCCGCCCTGCATCGGCTGGTGCGGGCCTATACCCGCCTGGTCGTGGCAACAGCATCGCGTTTCCGCAATTACGGACTGCCGCTGGGCGACCTGCTGCAGGAGGGGAATGTGGGCCTGATGATGGCCGCCGCCCGGTTTGAACCGGAACGCGATGTGCGTTTTTCCACCTATGCCTCCTGGTGGATCCGCTCTGCCATTCAGGATTATGTCCTGCGCAACTGGTCGATCGTGCGCACCGGCACCACCGCCGCCCAGAAGTCGCTTTTCTTCAACCTGCGCCGCCTGCGGGCCAAACTTCCCGACGCCCCGGACGGCGGCATGACCATGGACGCCCGTTCTCAAGTGGCCGACAGCCTGGGCGTTAACCTGAGCGACGTGGAAATCATGGAACAACGGCTCAGCGGCCAGGACCAGTCCCTGAACGCCCCCGTTTCCGGGGAATCCGAAAACGCCTGGCTGGACTTTCTGTCAGACGACCGGCCGAACCCGGAAAGCCTGACCGTGGACTCCCATGACGGCCAGACCCGCCATCGCTGGCTGCAGGAAGCCATGCGCGACCTGTCGGATCGGGAACAGATGATCATCCGCAAACGCAGGTTGACCGAAAAAGGCGAAACACTGGAACAACTGGGGCAAAAACTGGGGGTCAGCAAGGAACGGGTGCGCCAGTTGGAACATCGTGCGCTGGGCAAATTGCGTACCGCAATCCTGAAACGCACGAACAACCCGCGCGACCTCCTCATTGAAGGACATTAG
- the meaB gene encoding methylmalonyl Co-A mutase-associated GTPase MeaB — protein sequence MSEMKVDQLADAVLSGQRRALARAITLIESTRADHREEADRLLEKLMPHAGNSIRVGISGVPGVGKSTFIEAFGNHVVDQGHRIAVLAVDPSSKRSGGSILGDKTRMETLSRNPGAFIRPSPAGRTLGGVARRTRETMLICEAAGFDVVLVETVGVGQSETAVAEMTDMFLLLLLPGGGDELQGIKKGIVELADMILVNKADGDMEKPARRSVAEYRNALHMLRPATMDWKVPVQTCSALTSAGVDAAWDQVEAFRDVMTQAGHLQARREAQSQDWMWTEISEGLIQRLRDDPDLQDLLRTSEQAVRDGRQSPVTAARHLISRFLKVDPS from the coding sequence ATGTCTGAGATGAAGGTAGACCAACTGGCCGACGCGGTGCTTTCGGGGCAGCGCCGTGCGCTGGCGCGTGCGATCACCCTGATCGAATCCACGCGCGCCGATCACCGTGAAGAGGCCGACCGGTTGCTCGAAAAACTGATGCCACATGCGGGCAACAGCATCCGCGTCGGCATCTCCGGCGTGCCCGGCGTGGGCAAATCCACCTTTATCGAGGCTTTTGGCAACCATGTGGTCGATCAGGGGCATCGCATTGCGGTGCTGGCCGTCGACCCCTCCTCCAAGCGCAGTGGCGGATCGATCCTGGGGGACAAGACCCGTATGGAAACCCTGTCGCGCAATCCCGGCGCCTTCATCCGGCCGTCTCCCGCGGGACGGACGCTGGGTGGTGTGGCGCGCCGCACGCGCGAGACCATGCTGATTTGCGAGGCGGCCGGATTTGACGTGGTTCTGGTGGAAACGGTCGGTGTCGGCCAGTCTGAAACCGCGGTGGCGGAGATGACGGATATGTTCCTGCTGCTGCTGTTGCCCGGTGGCGGCGATGAATTGCAGGGGATCAAGAAAGGCATCGTCGAACTGGCGGATATGATCCTGGTGAATAAGGCCGACGGAGATATGGAAAAACCGGCGCGCCGGTCGGTTGCGGAATATCGCAACGCCCTGCATATGCTGCGCCCGGCGACCATGGACTGGAAGGTGCCGGTCCAGACCTGTTCCGCCCTGACCAGTGCGGGCGTCGATGCAGCCTGGGATCAGGTAGAGGCCTTTCGCGATGTGATGACGCAGGCAGGGCATCTGCAGGCCCGCCGCGAGGCCCAGTCACAGGACTGGATGTGGACGGAAATCAGCGAGGGCCTGATCCAGCGCCTGCGCGACGATCCCGATCTGCAGGACCTGTTGCGGACAAGTGAGCAGGCCGTGCGGGATGGCAGGCAATCCCCCGTGACCGCGGCCCGCCATCTCATCAGCCGTTTTCTGAAAGTCGATCCATCCTGA
- a CDS encoding LysR family transcriptional regulator, whose translation MQELIGQHLDQITAFITVAEQGSFAAAARILGKDASVLSKRVTALEERLGIRLLERSTRRLALTEIGKRYCHRMKTLLHAMAEAEAEASTQSLEPRGTLRLALPLAFGRQWIAPILPDFLALYPQLNLDVTYADHYVDLLAENMDLAIRIGELPDSSLVARKLADHRRVVCATPAYLNRHGQPDRPEDLQNHNCLHFTHMVSYPHWRFQRGGEERSVRVSGNYQANDANSLIQAVLADQGLTVVSDWLVGPDLAEGRLVNALPGWQLEGEGAIYLVRPSNRFEAGKTKVFVDWLTGKMTPLPWGRQ comes from the coding sequence ATGCAGGAACTAATCGGTCAACATCTGGACCAGATCACCGCCTTTATCACCGTGGCCGAACAGGGCAGCTTCGCAGCAGCAGCACGGATATTGGGCAAGGACGCCTCCGTTTTGTCCAAACGGGTTACGGCATTGGAAGAAAGACTAGGCATTCGCCTTCTGGAACGCAGCACGCGCAGACTGGCCCTGACGGAGATCGGAAAGCGGTATTGCCACCGCATGAAAACCCTTCTCCACGCCATGGCCGAGGCGGAAGCAGAAGCCAGCACCCAGAGCCTTGAGCCGCGCGGCACCCTACGCCTCGCACTGCCGCTTGCCTTTGGCCGCCAATGGATCGCACCAATCCTGCCCGATTTTCTGGCTCTCTACCCGCAACTCAATCTCGATGTCACCTATGCCGACCATTATGTGGACCTGCTGGCGGAAAACATGGATCTGGCAATCCGCATCGGTGAACTGCCAGACAGCAGCCTCGTGGCGCGAAAGTTGGCCGACCATAGGCGGGTCGTCTGCGCAACGCCCGCCTATCTGAACCGCCACGGACAGCCGGACCGGCCGGAAGACTTACAGAACCATAACTGTCTGCATTTCACACATATGGTCAGCTATCCCCATTGGCGCTTCCAACGCGGCGGAGAGGAGCGATCCGTCCGCGTTTCAGGAAATTATCAGGCCAATGATGCCAATAGCCTGATTCAGGCGGTTCTGGCAGATCAGGGTCTGACCGTTGTTTCCGACTGGCTGGTAGGCCCGGACCTTGCCGAGGGGCGGCTGGTCAATGCCTTGCCCGGCTGGCAGTTGGAGGGAGAAGGTGCAATCTATCTGGTCCGACCGTCCAATCGTTTCGAGGCCGGAAAGACAAAGGTTTTTGTCGACTGGCTGACCGGGAAAATGACCCCATTGCCATGGGGCCGCCAATAA
- a CDS encoding PhzF family phenazine biosynthesis protein: MDILELSAFTADGKGGNPAGVAFLEMMPDDTEMLRVAADLGYSETAFLLNEGDHWRVRYFAPTIEVPFCGHATIALGAALGMRFGAGVYNLQLNDAAITVEARQDEGGNWTAALQSPETWSEPADNDLVNAVMDEFGLTKENLADGLPVRLAGTATRHLILPLARRKRLSQLGYNFEALRKIMAAHNLTTIAVVQPETPDLFHARNPFAIGGVYEDPATGAAAAAFAGYLRDINWMDAGKITIVQGEDMGRKSLLTAEFGPEKGSSIRISGAVSEIK, translated from the coding sequence ATGGATATTCTGGAACTTTCCGCATTCACCGCAGATGGCAAAGGCGGCAATCCCGCCGGCGTCGCCTTTCTGGAAATGATGCCCGACGATACCGAAATGCTGCGCGTTGCAGCGGATCTGGGGTACTCTGAAACAGCCTTCCTGCTGAATGAAGGTGACCATTGGCGGGTCCGCTATTTTGCGCCGACCATCGAGGTGCCCTTCTGCGGCCATGCCACCATCGCCTTGGGGGCGGCGCTTGGCATGCGCTTTGGCGCCGGGGTCTATAACCTGCAGCTCAACGACGCCGCCATCACGGTGGAGGCCCGGCAGGACGAGGGCGGCAACTGGACCGCAGCGCTGCAGTCGCCGGAAACCTGGTCGGAACCGGCGGATAACGACCTGGTCAACGCCGTCATGGATGAATTCGGCCTGACGAAAGAAAATCTTGCGGACGGCCTGCCGGTCCGTCTGGCGGGCACGGCCACACGCCATCTGATCCTGCCGCTGGCCCGGCGCAAACGCCTGTCGCAGCTTGGCTACAATTTCGAGGCCCTGCGGAAAATCATGGCCGCCCACAACCTGACAACCATCGCCGTCGTCCAGCCGGAAACGCCCGATCTGTTTCATGCCCGCAACCCCTTTGCCATCGGCGGGGTCTATGAAGACCCGGCAACCGGTGCGGCGGCGGCCGCATTTGCCGGTTACCTGCGGGACATCAACTGGATGGATGCCGGGAAGATCACCATCGTGCAGGGTGAGGATATGGGCCGCAAATCTCTGCTGACGGCAGAATTCGGCCCGGAAAAAGGCAGCAGCATCCGGATTTCCGGGGCGGTCTCCGAGATTAAGTAG
- a CDS encoding zinc-dependent alcohol dehydrogenase family protein: protein MVQPVMEITMKAYHLTATGFDGLKPVEVDIPRPQAGEVLIKLHAASLNYIDLAVASGAFPAPQLPLIPVADGAGEVVECGEGVAAYKPGDRVLPHFLPDWQAGRLPSLESRPMRGITVPGSLADYLVMPAYGLASMPGHLSYEEGATLSIAATTAWKAVRTGNLCPGKTVLLLGTGGVSLFALQFAKASGARVIIISSSDKKLDQARVLGADEVINYRRVDAWDENVLELTDGQGVDLVVETVGPETFARSLNATAIEGTVFMVGFISGDMLNVSLLPVLLKTLRLVGSNTGSLADFREMVTAIGANGLRPVIDRSFDFDEARQAYELMAQGGHFGKIAIRI from the coding sequence GTGGTTCAACCAGTTATGGAAATCACGATGAAAGCCTATCATTTGACCGCTACGGGCTTCGACGGTCTGAAGCCGGTGGAAGTCGACATTCCCCGACCACAGGCGGGAGAGGTGTTGATTAAACTTCATGCAGCCAGTCTCAATTATATCGATCTGGCCGTCGCCAGCGGCGCCTTTCCTGCCCCGCAATTGCCACTGATTCCGGTCGCCGACGGGGCTGGGGAGGTGGTTGAATGTGGCGAGGGCGTTGCAGCCTATAAACCGGGTGACAGGGTCCTGCCGCATTTTCTGCCGGACTGGCAGGCAGGCCGCTTGCCGTCTTTGGAAAGCCGCCCCATGCGGGGGATTACTGTGCCGGGATCGCTGGCTGATTATCTGGTGATGCCTGCCTATGGGCTAGCCTCGATGCCGGGACATCTCTCCTATGAAGAAGGGGCGACGCTGTCCATCGCCGCGACCACGGCCTGGAAGGCGGTGCGGACCGGTAATCTCTGCCCCGGCAAGACGGTGCTGTTGCTGGGCACCGGTGGGGTCAGTCTTTTTGCCCTGCAATTTGCCAAGGCAAGCGGTGCGCGAGTGATTATCATCTCCTCGTCCGACAAAAAACTGGATCAGGCAAGGGTTCTGGGCGCGGATGAGGTGATCAATTACAGACGGGTCGACGCCTGGGACGAGAATGTTCTGGAATTGACCGACGGACAGGGTGTCGACCTGGTGGTGGAGACCGTCGGCCCCGAGACTTTCGCACGGTCGCTGAACGCCACGGCGATCGAAGGCACGGTCTTTATGGTTGGTTTTATTTCCGGCGATATGCTGAATGTCTCCCTTCTGCCGGTTCTTTTGAAGACGTTACGTCTTGTCGGCAGCAACACCGGGTCGTTGGCCGATTTCAGGGAAATGGTGACTGCAATCGGGGCCAATGGGCTTCGTCCGGTGATTGACAGGTCATTCGACTTTGACGAGGCGCGCCAGGCCTATGAGCTCATGGCGCAGGGCGGGCATTTCGGCAAAATTGCCATTCGGATTTAG
- the typA gene encoding translational GTPase TypA: MALRNLAIIAHVDHGKTTLVDELLKQSGTFRANQALDERAMDSGDLEKERGITILAKCTSVEWNDTRLNIVDTPGHADFGGEVERILSMVDGVVLLVDAAEGPMPQTKFVTMKALELGLKPIVLINKADKPDARPDWVVDQVFDLFVALDASEEQLEFPVLYASAKEGWAVKDLAEPRENMDVLFDLMLDHIPEPDADPDGPFRMLITTLEADPFLGRILTGRIQSGRLKAGETVKGLKQSGERIEQARLTKLLAFRGLKREPIEEAQAGDIVALAGLAKTTVADTICATTVDEALDARPISPPTMSMTISVNDSPIAGQDGDKLTSRMIADRLEREAEGNISIRITQSAEKDSFEVAGRGELQLGVLIETMRREGFELTVGPPRVLFQKGENGETLEPMEEAQIDVDEEFSGVVVEKLGIRKGELMEMQPSGGGKVRLRFAIPSRGLIGYQGEFLADTRGSGILSRMFTGFAPFKGAIAGRRVGVLISQEKGKAVAYALWNLEERGPLFIDAGVDVYPGMIIGEHNKGQDLEVNPLKGKQLTNVRASGKDDAVKLTTPIQRTLEEAIAYIEEDERVEVTPNHIRLRKAILDSNERKRDRRRREAEAV, from the coding sequence ATGGCGTTGCGCAACCTGGCGATTATCGCCCACGTCGACCATGGCAAAACCACCCTGGTCGATGAATTGTTGAAACAGTCCGGGACCTTCCGCGCCAATCAGGCGCTGGACGAGCGTGCCATGGACAGCGGCGATCTGGAAAAGGAACGCGGGATTACCATTCTCGCCAAATGCACCAGCGTCGAATGGAACGACACCCGTCTGAACATCGTCGATACCCCGGGCCACGCCGATTTCGGTGGCGAGGTGGAGCGTATCCTCTCCATGGTCGACGGTGTTGTCCTGCTGGTGGATGCCGCCGAAGGCCCCATGCCGCAGACCAAATTCGTTACCATGAAGGCGCTGGAACTGGGCCTGAAGCCGATCGTTCTGATCAACAAGGCCGACAAGCCCGATGCGCGCCCCGATTGGGTCGTTGATCAGGTCTTCGATTTGTTCGTGGCGCTGGACGCCTCTGAAGAGCAGCTCGAATTCCCGGTTCTTTACGCTTCTGCCAAGGAAGGCTGGGCGGTGAAGGATCTGGCAGAGCCGCGCGAAAACATGGATGTGCTGTTCGATCTGATGCTGGATCACATCCCGGAACCGGATGCCGATCCGGACGGGCCGTTCCGGATGCTGATCACCACGCTGGAAGCAGACCCCTTCCTGGGCCGTATCCTGACCGGTCGTATCCAGTCCGGTCGCCTGAAGGCAGGCGAGACGGTCAAGGGCCTGAAACAGTCCGGTGAGCGTATCGAGCAGGCGCGCCTGACCAAGCTTCTGGCTTTCCGCGGGTTGAAGCGTGAGCCGATCGAAGAAGCCCAGGCCGGTGACATCGTGGCGCTGGCCGGTCTTGCCAAGACCACGGTGGCCGACACCATCTGCGCGACCACTGTGGATGAGGCATTGGACGCCCGCCCGATCAGCCCGCCGACCATGTCCATGACAATTTCCGTCAACGACAGCCCGATTGCGGGCCAGGACGGCGACAAGCTGACCAGCCGCATGATCGCCGACCGTCTGGAACGCGAAGCGGAAGGCAATATCTCCATCCGCATCACCCAGTCCGCCGAGAAAGACAGCTTCGAAGTGGCTGGCCGTGGGGAATTGCAACTCGGCGTTTTGATCGAGACCATGCGCCGTGAGGGTTTTGAGCTGACCGTCGGTCCGCCGCGCGTTCTGTTCCAGAAGGGCGAGAACGGCGAAACGCTGGAGCCGATGGAAGAAGCCCAGATCGACGTGGACGAGGAATTCAGCGGCGTCGTCGTTGAGAAGCTCGGCATCCGCAAAGGCGAGCTGATGGAAATGCAGCCGTCGGGCGGTGGCAAGGTTCGCCTGCGTTTCGCCATCCCGTCGCGCGGCCTGATCGGGTATCAGGGTGAATTCCTGGCCGATACCCGCGGTTCCGGCATCCTGTCTCGCATGTTCACCGGTTTTGCCCCGTTCAAGGGCGCCATTGCCGGTCGCCGTGTGGGCGTGCTGATTTCCCAGGAGAAAGGCAAGGCCGTGGCCTATGCCCTGTGGAACCTGGAAGAACGCGGGCCGCTCTTCATCGATGCGGGCGTGGATGTCTATCCGGGCATGATCATCGGCGAGCACAACAAGGGCCAGGACCTGGAAGTGAACCCGCTGAAAGGCAAGCAGCTTACCAACGTCCGTGCCAGCGGCAAGGACGATGCGGTGAAGCTGACCACGCCGATCCAGCGCACACTGGAAGAAGCGATTGCCTATATCGAGGAAGACGAGCGTGTTGAGGTCACCCCCAACCACATTCGTCTGCGCAAGGCGATCCTGGATTCCAACGAACGTAAACGCGACCGCCGCCGCCGCGAGGCGGAAGCGGTCTAA
- the pip gene encoding prolyl aminopeptidase: MFRKELYPSIDPYEQGVMERDSGHKVYWEQVGNPKGQPVVFLHGGPGAGCSPSHRRFFDPDHYRILLLDQRGCGRSGPTGSLENNTTQALIGDLEALREQLGIESWIVFGGSWGSTLALAYAETHPDRTDSLVLRGVFLGSDAEIHWFMHHMGAFFPQEYDHFRQHLSEGDQGDLLSGFYDLLCSDDPAIHGPAAEVWAKFEAQCSTLLPNRDVVKELDNKDAALTLARLEAHYFVNRMFLDEGQLLRDAGKLAGIPGVIVQGRYDVICPPQAAYKLSLAWPESELIMVPDAGHSATEPGIAAALVASMEQLKTLV, translated from the coding sequence ATGTTTCGCAAGGAACTCTACCCCTCCATCGACCCTTACGAACAAGGCGTGATGGAGCGTGATTCCGGTCATAAGGTCTATTGGGAGCAGGTTGGCAATCCCAAGGGCCAGCCGGTCGTGTTCCTGCATGGCGGCCCGGGGGCGGGGTGTTCCCCCAGTCATCGCCGCTTTTTCGATCCCGACCATTATCGCATCCTGTTGCTGGACCAGCGCGGTTGCGGCAGGTCCGGCCCCACCGGCAGCCTTGAGAACAACACAACACAGGCCCTGATCGGGGACCTGGAAGCCCTGCGCGAACAGCTTGGCATCGAAAGCTGGATCGTCTTCGGCGGCTCCTGGGGGTCAACCCTGGCGCTTGCCTATGCGGAAACGCATCCCGACCGCACGGACAGCCTTGTCCTGCGTGGCGTCTTCCTGGGTAGCGATGCGGAAATCCACTGGTTCATGCATCATATGGGGGCATTCTTCCCGCAGGAATACGACCATTTCCGCCAACATCTGTCGGAAGGCGACCAAGGCGATTTGCTGTCGGGTTTCTACGACCTGCTTTGCAGCGACGACCCCGCCATCCATGGCCCCGCAGCAGAGGTCTGGGCCAAATTCGAGGCGCAATGTTCGACCCTGTTGCCGAACAGGGACGTGGTGAAGGAACTGGACAACAAGGATGCGGCCCTGACCCTGGCCCGGCTTGAGGCCCATTATTTCGTGAACCGCATGTTCCTGGACGAAGGACAGCTTTTGCGCGACGCGGGGAAACTCGCCGGCATCCCGGGTGTGATTGTCCAGGGGCGCTATGATGTGATCTGCCCGCCGCAGGCCGCCTATAAACTGAGCCTGGCCTGGCCGGAATCCGAATTGATCATGGTGCCGGACGCCGGGCATTCGGCAACCGAACCCGGCATCGCGGCAGCGCTGGTTGCATCCATGGAACAGCTCAAAACGCTGGTCTGA
- a CDS encoding Npun_F0296 family exosortase-dependent surface protein produces the protein MRMWKLLGLVAGFALSATVSAQAAYITVGGKMAADGSGLTTNVSGATVVDFNNGMMPSNYSGDGAVVTGSVGGRYAAPPGDGTPYLSVPNPYRSGSLAIDAGGDYNYFGLYWGSVDTYNYISFYDDNVLVASFSGSDVKNPANGNQGVVGADYVNFWFDSALGEVFDKVVLTSTNYAFETDNHAFANVPAPAALGLMGLGLMGLGLVRRRQGQAS, from the coding sequence ATGCGTATGTGGAAATTATTAGGGTTGGTCGCCGGTTTTGCCCTGTCAGCGACGGTCAGTGCACAGGCCGCCTATATCACGGTGGGTGGCAAGATGGCTGCCGATGGCAGCGGGCTGACCACCAATGTTTCGGGTGCCACCGTTGTGGATTTCAATAACGGCATGATGCCGTCTAACTATTCCGGTGATGGCGCGGTTGTTACCGGTAGCGTTGGCGGCCGCTATGCCGCCCCTCCGGGTGACGGCACGCCGTATCTGTCTGTGCCCAACCCGTACCGCAGTGGTTCGCTGGCCATTGATGCCGGTGGGGATTACAACTATTTTGGTCTCTACTGGGGCTCGGTTGATACCTACAACTATATCAGTTTCTATGATGACAATGTCCTCGTCGCCAGTTTCTCCGGCAGCGACGTCAAAAACCCGGCCAATGGCAACCAGGGTGTTGTCGGGGCGGATTATGTGAACTTCTGGTTTGACAGTGCGTTGGGTGAGGTTTTTGACAAGGTTGTTCTGACCTCTACCAATTATGCCTTTGAAACCGACAACCATGCTTTTGCCAATGTGCCGGCACCGGCCGCGCTTGGCCTGATGGGGCTCGGTCTGATGGGGCTCGGTTTGGTCCGCCGCCGCCAGGGACAGGCAAGCTGA
- a CDS encoding CarD family transcriptional regulator, protein MSKKVSFTKGDHVVYPTHGVGKVQGVESQEIAGETLELIIIEFDKDRMILRVPVTKADQSGLRRLSSPDQMKAALKTLKGKSRVRRTMWSRRAQEYEAKINSGDPVAIAEVVRDLFRNANQPDQSYSERQLYQAALDRLAREFAAVEEIDEEEAAVRLEAMMAKAAA, encoded by the coding sequence CACCAAAGGTGATCACGTTGTTTATCCGACCCATGGCGTCGGCAAGGTACAAGGCGTCGAAAGCCAGGAAATCGCTGGCGAAACCCTGGAACTGATTATCATCGAATTTGACAAGGACCGCATGATCCTGCGCGTTCCGGTCACCAAGGCCGACCAGTCCGGCCTGCGTCGCCTGTCTTCGCCCGACCAGATGAAAGCAGCGCTGAAAACCCTGAAAGGCAAAAGCCGTGTACGCCGGACCATGTGGTCCCGCCGTGCGCAGGAATATGAAGCAAAAATCAATTCCGGCGATCCGGTTGCCATTGCCGAAGTGGTCCGCGACCTGTTCCGCAACGCCAACCAGCCGGACCAGTCCTACAGCGAACGTCAGCTTTATCAGGCTGCCCTCGACCGTCTGGCCCGTGAGTTTGCCGCCGTTGAGGAAATCGACGAGGAAGAAGCCGCCGTCCGGCTGGAAGCCATGATGGCCAAGGCTGCCGCCTGA